Within the Zea mays cultivar B73 chromosome 10, Zm-B73-REFERENCE-NAM-5.0, whole genome shotgun sequence genome, the region ATTCTTCATCTGTGTTGGGCTTTTGTTAGCTAAGTCATTAGCAGTAATCTCGTGTATTTGGGCCTAGGTTTAGTCAGTCCAACGTTTTGGTATAAAGAGTCTGTAATAGAGAGGATTTGAACAGAAAATATAGAAAGAGAAAACAGTTGAAACCTCCATACCTGAGTATTGACGGGTCGGTGGATGTGGCTCACGCCTCGGCGACTTCAGCCGGCGGCCAGGGGCGTTAGACGGCGGCACTGTACGTGGTCCGCAGCTGAGCAATTGGCAGATGTAGTGATAAGCTGATCCGTCGTCTCCCGTCTTCCCGACCCGGGTCCCGCCTCGCCCGTCGCCGCCAGATCCGACGCGCTGGATCGCCAGCGGCCTGCTGCTGTCGATCCGACGTGCGGCAGTCTGCTCTTCCTGCCGTTTCCCTGCGCTTGGGGTCCATAATAGCACGCATCTGGCCGGCTCAAGAGCATAGTGGATCTGACCGGAGGAGGCCGCTGCTGCTGCTTCTCCCTCACCGATGGCGAGGGTTCGGGACAGGACGGAGGACTTCAAAGAGGCTGTCCGAGTCGCCGCACTCTCCCATGGATACACGGAGGTGTGTTGCGTCCTCAGCTTCACCACCCGCACCCCCTCGCCAGCGTAGTGATGAAGCCTCACCAGCGGCTCTCAATTATTCACGCTCATTGGCTCATTGTGTTGGTCTGTGTATGCTATTTAGGCCCAATTGGCCGCGCTCATGTCTTCTTTCATCATCCGGAAGCCGTCGCCCAAGTCACCGTTCACTAATGCCGCAATCAAGACGGTAGGAGTCTATGGCGATTGACGATTGTGTTCCTGCTTTGCGTGTGCTGACTGCTGAGACAGGTTGCCAGTGTAATTGTTTGATGGATTTTGTTGATTTATAGCTTCAGAGCATCAGGGAACTCGAGAGGTTCATAGTGAAGCATAGGAGGGATTATGTGGATCTGCATCGCTCTACCGAGCAAGAGAGGGATAACATTGAGCATGAAGTAAGTTGCATATTGTATGTTATTGATTGTTTTGATTTGTTATCACTTTTCCTGTGATGATGTATGCATGCATGAAATTTTAAGTACGTGTGTAAGTGTGTTAATCGGCAACCCATATGCTTGATGTTCATAAAAAATGTCTATTGGGTTGCTTGTCTGCTTGGCATTGCATTGCATTACAGTTCTCTAGCATTGTAATGTGCTTGAAGCCTTCAATGTTTGAAAACTTCAGTAGAAACTTTTGTTCCTGAAGCTTAGCAGCACAAAAGGTACCTACTTGTTGTACCATGTCATGTCCTTTTTTGTAAAATATATAGTTGGCTGTCAAGTTTTTTTTTTAACAATTATACAAATCTTGCCTTTCTTGGATTACGATTATCAAGGACTGTAGCCTTAAAAAATGTTCAAGAGCAtattatatatatgtgtgcacagtCATGTATCCTGCTCGATGCTCACACATTCAGTTAATGTTGGTTGTGCTTATCCCTATTCATACTAATAATCTATGTTTGGATATATCGATGGGGTGTTCCTCTTGTATATACTATTGAGTTGACAATCTACATTCATACTGGCACACCGCAGATTGATTCACATAATCTGCTTTCTATTCTCAATTTAGTACTTATTTGTAACAATTGAATGCATATTAGGTTGGTGTTTTTGTAAAAGCATGCAAGGAACAGATTGATATCTTAAAGAACAGGATCCACAAAGAAGAGAAGAATGGAAGTGGAAAGACATGGCTTGGCACTAGGGATGAGAGTTCACGGGTGGACTTGATAGCTCATCAGCATGGTGTGGTATGGTTATTCTCCCTGCCATTGCTGTAAGTTTAAGATTTTCTGCTTGATTAATTTATTGTTCCAGGGAGCACATGATAATTAAATAGTTCGCAGTAGAACTGACCCGATTTTGTTCCATTTAGAGGATGAGGCAAAGTAAttccttagagcaactccaaaagttTCTTTATATTCTTCCATAATGATAGGAGTATATATTTTGGTGAAAAACTTCCCCTCCAACAGCTACTTCAACTGGAACTCAAAAAATTGCAATCCTTATTTTTTATTTCTTGCTCTCCAAAGATAGAGAGTAAAGGTACCTTTCCAGACTCCAGAGTGCTGAACAAGACATAGAGAAGTTGTTTAGAGGGTGGAGATATATAGAGTGATTTTTATTGGAATGACTCTCTAAATAAAAAATAAGAGAGTAAGTTTAAGAAAGACTGTTGAAGATGCTCTTACGTTACCTGTTACGATGCTACATGTATTATGAGCAAAGATCTCCTTTTATTAGAGCCAATTGAACAGGTGGTCCTGTTGAGGATTGATGTTTTCAACATTTTCTTTCCAAGTTTTTAAGTAAGTTGGGTGTATATTTCACTAGCTGGTAGTAGGATATCAGAACCCAATTGCTTGATTTCATTTGGTAAGATGAAAAATATGCTGTGTGATTTTTAGAGGACAGAATAGATTACCCAGTCGAAACAAGTGAACTTGAATAATATCTACTTTCATTTTTTTCGGGGCTTCATCAGGTAACAGCATTTACAGGCAAACGCTTACCTCCATTTGTCTTTATTGTTTTGTTTTTCTCTATATCCAAATCTTAGTGGCAGTCAGTCATCAGTTCTAAAGTCTGAACTACGTTGTTTTGCAGTAGTTTTAGGGGTTTCCTTGTGCCCAGCTCCAGTAAGCTGTTTGTTTTGTGCCAACTTTATTAGGTTCTAATTTTGAGTGAGCGTCTACACTCGGTAACTGCACAATTTGATCATCTTCGGTCCATTCGTTTTCAAGATGCTATTAACAGAGCAATGCCAAGGAAGAAGATTCAGAAGAGACCAGAAATCAAACCTGCTGAACCATCCAAGTCCAATCTTGTTCTAAAATCTGATGTATCAAAGGTTGTAGACCATGAAGTATCTACAACACCTATGAGAGTTCAAGAACAGCTATTGGACGATGAAACAAAAGCCCTCCAGGTAGTGTGTGGATGTTATATGAATTATTCTTTAGTGAAAAACTTGGCTATTTTACTTAATTACCATGCATCATGTGTATCCTGGAACTCTTCTCAGGTGGAGTTGACAAGTCTTCTTGATGCTGTCCAAGAAACAGAGACAAAGATGATAGAAATGTCAGCACTTAATCATCTTATGTCAACACATGTTCTACAACAAGCGCAACAAATTCAGTATTTATATGATCAGGTATAAGATTCGTTTAGTCCTATTTGTTCAGTTTATATGTTACTTATGTTTTCCTATTTGAACATAAACATATAGAATGTCAGAATCTATCAAGGGAAGTATGATGGTCACATGAAGTTTATGTCCATGAAAGAGCTTTGTAACACCATATAGAATTAAATCATTGTTCCATCCACCGGAATACTTTATTGTTAAGGATCTGTCGAGTTTGTGTTCCCTTGTTTACTGTATCATCCCTAGGTTTAATAGCTGGCACATACTTAATGACTGGTGAACTGTTTACTGATAATCTTGTGGCATAGGCAATGTTCTAGTCCTTGTTGAGGCAAATTCGGGTTCCTATTTTGTTAATATAAAAGCTGCCTTGTTTCTCCTAGGTTGACATACCTTGGTATGTGCGGGCGGTACTGGTGCATGCCCCTTAACTGGGAGCATCTCCAATAGATCTTAAATAACAATTGATAAATCAATGAATTTTCCAAGTCGCTAGCATATTTATTCGCCTTCTTCAACCATTTCCAATATCTCACTCCTAAAAGCTATAAGTCAGTTTTGCATCAGGAAtcctctttctttctttctcttttgtacATTTGCATTGGGAACTCTGTCCTTTCTCCTTATTCTTCTCTCATATCCTTCAACCTCCGGATTGGCCGATTGGATAAGCTCACATATATTTCCACGCTTGGATCAATGTCCCTAAGTGTGTAAAGATTGGGAGTTGAGATAAGGATTTGATGGAG harbors:
- the LOC100193453 gene encoding Syntaxin-81-like, which gives rise to MARVRDRTEDFKEAVRVAALSHGYTEAQLAALMSSFIIRKPSPKSPFTNAAIKTLQSIRELERFIVKHRRDYVDLHRSTEQERDNIEHEVGVFVKACKEQIDILKNRIHKEEKNGSGKTWLGTRDESSRVDLIAHQHGVVLILSERLHSVTAQFDHLRSIRFQDAINRAMPRKKIQKRPEIKPAEPSKSNLVLKSDVSKVVDHEVSTTPMRVQEQLLDDETKALQVELTSLLDAVQETETKMIEMSALNHLMSTHVLQQAQQIQYLYDQAVEATNNVERGNKELSQAIQRNSSSRTFLLLFFFVLTFSILFLDWYNN
- the LOC100193453 gene encoding syntaxin-81-like isoform X1, with the translated sequence MARVRDRTEDFKEAVRVAALSHGYTEAQLAALMSSFIIRKPSPKSPFTNAAIKTSIRELERFIVKHRRDYVDLHRSTEQERDNIEHEVGVFVKACKEQIDILKNRIHKEEKNGSGKTWLGTRDESSRVDLIAHQHGVVLILSERLHSVTAQFDHLRSIRFQDAINRAMPRKKIQKRPEIKPAEPSKSNLVLKSDVSKVVDHEVSTTPMRVQEQLLDDETKALQVELTSLLDAVQETETKMIEMSALNHLMSTHVLQQAQQIQYLYDQAVEATNNVERGNKELSQAIQRNSSSRTFLLLFFFVLTFSILFLDWYNN